From a single Hypomesus transpacificus isolate Combined female chromosome 14, fHypTra1, whole genome shotgun sequence genomic region:
- the plcg2 gene encoding 1-phosphatidylinositol 4,5-bisphosphate phosphodiesterase gamma-2: MALGRGQKGEMTEYKKSLIKRDLEMGIVMTVFRQKAERLTLQVIMETRQVAWTRTADKTDGVLDLSEIREIRPGRNSKDFERFKDGKDKHEENTCFTIFYGSQFILNTLSLGVDSVEDAEKWLTGLELLRQETLVASTPDILESWLRKQMYSINQTKKNSVTLKELKSLLPQLNYKVPGTRSLKEKFTEIGTRKDVLDFEQLHKFYNILMFEQREILDEFKKESCAFIMRNTDKYDSGAVTLQDFQRFLQYQQRESWANDINQVRDLMTTFIDDNMRKTNDPEFTCSEFLQFLFSKENSIWDDKFSEVCNLDMNNPLSHYWINSSHNTYLTGDQIRSESSTEAYVRCLRLGCRCVELDCWEGPGEPIIYHGWTRTTKIKFEDVVKAINDHAFVTSEYPLILSIEEHCSIEQQRQMARIFREVFQDKLLIEPVEHMAEQLPSPTQLKGKIILKHKKLTVDGGFARKDFRKGEKQGDLDIWDPVDQRWYNHYCVISDDKLYYAEEDEDEDEMTKAPQHISEPWFHGRMPGGRQTAEPLLQEFCAESGGRDGTFLVRESDTFASDFTLSFWRSGRVQHCRLRSGTEGGHTYYYLTDNLHFPSVYTLVQHYRENPLRCHDFELRLTDAVPPPNPHLQELWFYSNLSRGEAEEYLMRIPRDGAFLIRQREEGDSYAITFRGDGKVKHCRIQRDGAMYVLGTTTEFESLVELVNYFRKKPLYRKIKLRYPVTPDLVRRFSLEKDCASLYDMKTYVEPNEIEPSLPQSTVKALYDYRAMRPDELVFCKGALIHNVSKDNDGWWKGDYGGKLQLFFPANYVEEVTNNVKTEPKDQDLEDNPLGDMCKSVVDISKCNIIRSSKNGKVHVLTLQTKDQDGVHFDLAADTPEELFEWYLVAWDITQREQNKQFQEQEEIRKQVEVEKKAEVAMEMSDLVVYCQPRSKDKERFANYCYKEVRSFVENKTPSRNRTSDFLRYNRKALSRIYPKGQRVDSSNYDPYPLWAMGCHMLALNFQTADKYTQLNSALFSLNGRTGYVLQPEMMRADSYDPQLEKKKVKFSITVKVIAARHLPKPGRSIASPFVEIELCGHTEDSKFKTVVYRDNGLNPVWKAPAEPVIFTVYEPELTFLRFVVNEEDMFSDPNFLAQATFPVKGIRSGYRSVPLKNGFNETIELASLLVYIDVQQVEKAEEELYSSSSQLRRRQAELSNELFLYDTHTNIQRSAPRDDLMREFSTNEQQLMKIQDTCKQKIKEKKINNSKFYS; the protein is encoded by the exons ATGGCGCTGGGGCGTGGTCAGAAAGGGGAGATGACAGAGTACAAGAAGAGCCTAATCAAAAGGGACCTGGAGATGGGCATCGTCATGACCGTGTTCCGCCAGAAAGCTGAGCGTCTGACGCTGCAGGTCATCATGGAGACGCGACAGGTGGCCTGGACACGGACCGCAGACAAGACTGACGGAGTCT TGGACCTGTCTGAGATCAGAGAGATTCGTCCAGGGAGGAACTCCAAGGACTTTGAACGCTTCAAAGATGGAAAAGACAAACACGAGGAAAACACCTGCTTTACCATCTTCTATGGATCTCAGTTCATCCTGAACACTTTAAGCcttgggg TGGATTCAGTGGAGGATGCAGAGAAATGgctgacagggttagagctaCTGAGACAGGAAACACTGGTGGCTTCCACACCAGACATCTTAGAGAG CTGGTTGAGAAAACAGATGTATTCTATCAACCAGACCAAAAAAAACAG TGTCACCCTGAAGGAGTTGAAATCTTTACTGCCACAGCTCAACTACAAGGTTCCTGGAACTCGCTCCCTCAAGGAGAAGTTCACG GAAATTGGAACCAGGAAAGATGTCCTGGACTTTGAGCAGCTTCATAAATTCTACAATATTCTAATGTTTGAACAGAGAGAG ATTCTTGACGAGTTCAAAAAGGAGTCATGTGCTTTCATTATGCG aaacacagacaagtatgaTTCTGGGGCAGTGACCCTTCAGGACTTTCAGAGGTTCCTACAGTACCAGCAGCGG GAGTCTTGGGCCAATGACATAAACCAGGTCAGAGATCTGATGACCACATTTATAGATGACAACATGAGGAAGACCAACGACCCTGAATTTACATGCAGCGAG ttcTTGCAGTTCCTCTTCTCCAAGGAGAACTCTATTTGGGATGATAAGTTCTCAGAGGTGTGCAACCTGGACATGAACAACCCTTTGTCTCACTACTGGATCAACTCCTCACACAACAC GTACCTAACTGGCGACCAGATCAGGAGTGAGTCGTCCACAGAGGCCTACGTGCGCTGCCTGCGTCTGGGATGTCGCTGTGTCGAGT TGGACTGCTGGGAAGGTCCAGGAGAACCAATCATATACCACGGCTGGACCAGGACCACTAAGATCAAGTTTGAGGATGTAGTCAAAGCTATCAATGACCATGCCTTTGTGACATCAGA GTATCCTTTGATACTGTCCATCGAGGAGCACTGCTCTATCGAGCAGCAGAGGCAGATGGCACGCATCTTCAGGGAGGTGTTCCAGGACAAGCTGCTGATTGAGCCTGTGGAGCACATGGCCGAACAGCTGCCCTCACCCACGCAGCTCAAAGGCAAGATCATACTCAAG CACAAGAAGCTGACTGTTGATGGCGGCTTTGCCAGGAAGGACTTCAGGAAGGGGGAGAAGCAGGGAGATCTGGACATCTGGGATCCTGTTGACCAG CGTTGGTATAACCACTACTGCGTGATCTCGGATGATAAGCTGTACTATGCCgaagaggacgaggacgaggatgaAATGACGAAG GCTCCACAGCACATCTCAGAGCCCTGGTTCCATGGCCGCATGCCGGGGGGCAGGCAGACTGCGGAGCCGCTGCTCCAGGAGTTCTGCGCCGAGTCGGGGGGGCGAGATGGTACCTTCCTggtcagagagagtgacaccTTCGCCTCTGACTTCACTCTTTCCTTCTG GCGCAGTGGGCGGGTCCAGCACTGTCGTCTTCGTTCCGGAACAGAAGGTGGACACACGTACTACTACCTGACGGACAACCTTCACTTCCCGAGTGTCTATACGCTGGTGCAGCATTATCGAGAGAACCCCCTTCGCTGCCATGACTTTGAGCTGCGCCTCACGGACGCTGTGCCCCCACCTAACCCGCACCTGCAGGAGCt GTGGTTCTACAGCAACCTGAGCCGAGGTGAGGCGGAGGAGTACCTGATGAGGATCCCCAGAGACGGAGCCTTCCtcatcagacagagagaggagggggactcCTACGCCATTACATTCAG AGGGGATGGAAAGGTCAAACACTGTCGGATCCAGAGGGATGGTGCTATGTATGTTCTGGGCACGACCACAGAGTTTGAGAGCCTCGTTGAACTGGTAAACTACTTCCGCAAGAAGCCCCTGTATCGCAAGATCAAACTACGCTACCCTGTGACTCCTGACCTTGTCAGACGCTTCAGTTTG GAAAAAGACTGCGCATCCTTGTATGATATGAAGACCTACGTTGAGCCCAATGAAATCGAACCATCTCTG CCTCAGAGCACTGTCAAAGCCTTGTATGACTACCGAGCTATGAGACCAGATGAGCTCGTCTTCTGCAAGGGAGCTCTGATCCATAATGTGTCAAAAGACAATGACGGATG GTGGAAAGGGGACTATGGTGGGAAGTTGCAGCTGTTTTTTCCTGCCAACTATGTAGAGGAAGTAACCAACAACGTGAAGACAGAGCCTAAAGACCAG GACTTGGAGGACAATCCTCTAGGGGACATGTGTAAGAGTGTAGTGGACATCTCGAAGTGCAACATTA TTCGCTCTTCAAAGAACGGTAAAGTCCATGTCCTGACCCTTCAAACGAAGGATCAAGACGGGGTGCACTTTGACCTGGCAGCTGACACTCCAGAGGAGCTGTTTGAGTGGTACCTGGTGGCTTGGGACATCACTCAGAGGGAACAGAACAAGCAGTTCCAGGAACAAGAAGAG ATCAGGAAACaagtggaggtggagaagaaagCAGAGGTTGCTATGGAGATGTCTGACCTGGTGGTGTACTGCCAGCCTCGTAGCAAGGATAAGGAACGCTTCG CAAACTACTGCTACAAAGAGGTCCGCTCCTTTGTCGAGAACAAGACACCGTCCAGGAATCGGACTTCGGACTTCTTGCGTTACAACAGAAAGGCCCTAAGTCGCATCTACCCCAAGGGACAGCGTGTAGACTCCTCCAACTATGACCCCTACCCTCTTTGGGCCATGGGCTGCCACATGCTGGCGCTTAACTTCCAGACTGCAG ATAAGTACACTCAACTCAACAGTGCCCTCTTCAGTCTGAACGGCCGTACGGGCTACGTCCTGCAGCCTGAGATGATGCGTGCCGACAGCTACGATCCTCAGCTGGAGAAAAAGAAAGTCAAGTTCAGCATCACTGTCAAG GTGATAGCAGCTAGACACCTTCCCAAGCCCGGGCGCAGCATTGCTAGCCCCTTTGTGGAGATTGAGCTGTGCGGGCACACGGAGGACAGCAAGTTCAAGACTGTTGTTTACC GGGATAATGGTCTGAACCCAGTGTGGAAAGCCCCAGCAGAGCCTGTCATCTTTACTGTGTATGAGCCAGAGCTCACCTTCCTACGCTTTGTGGTCAACGAGGAAGACATGTTCTCAGACCCCAACTTCCTGGCCCAGGCGACATTTCCTGTCAAAGGCATTCGCTCAG GTTACCGTTCAGTTCCTTTAAAGAACGGATTCAATGAGACCATTGAGTTGGCCTCACTTCTGGTCTACATTGACGTTCAACAAGTAGag AAAGCAGAAGAGGAACTATATTCATCTTCTAGCCAATTGCGAAGGAGGCAGGCAGAGCTGAGCAATGAGCTCTTCCTGTATGACACCCACACCAACATCCAACGCTCCGCCCCCCGTGATGACCTCATGAGGGAGTTCAGCACCAACGAACAACAACTGATGAAGATTCAAGACACCTGCAAACAGAA gattaaagaaaagaaaatcaacAACAGCAAGTTTTATTCCTGA